A portion of the Nitratidesulfovibrio termitidis HI1 genome contains these proteins:
- a CDS encoding PaaI family thioesterase: protein MDFKALADLVENGLPFQKLLGIRVAEMEAGRVKLFIPYREELVGDTRRPALHGGVISSLADVCAGFAVWTKCRIDDRIATIDLVIDYLRPASASDLYAEATVKLLGNRVGNAQVVIWSADRPDRYVAEGRGVYNIRQG, encoded by the coding sequence ATGGATTTCAAGGCGCTGGCCGATCTGGTGGAAAATGGATTGCCGTTTCAGAAGCTGCTGGGCATCCGGGTGGCAGAGATGGAGGCGGGGCGGGTGAAACTGTTCATTCCGTATCGCGAGGAACTGGTGGGCGATACGCGGCGGCCAGCCCTGCACGGCGGGGTGATATCGTCGTTGGCCGATGTGTGCGCCGGATTTGCGGTGTGGACCAAATGCCGTATCGACGACCGCATCGCCACCATCGACCTGGTCATCGACTACCTGCGGCCCGCGTCCGCCAGCGACCTGTATGCCGAGGCCACCGTGAAGCTGCTGGGCAACAGGGTGGGCAACGCGCAGGTGGTCATCTGGTCCGCCGACAGGCCGGACCGGTATGTGGCCGAGGGGCGGGGGGTGTACAATATCCGGCAGGGCTGA